One region of Thermodesulfovibrionales bacterium genomic DNA includes:
- a CDS encoding nitrous oxide-stimulated promoter family protein — translation MRHPRMTREERTIEAMVEIYCREQHGAGSELCSGCRELLAYSRGRLEKCRFQEKKPTCANCPVHCYRPAMREKVKEVMRYSGPRMVSRHPVLAFFHFLYGFRRAPSGPKQGK, via the coding sequence AGGCATCCGAGGATGACACGCGAAGAGCGGACCATCGAGGCGATGGTCGAGATCTACTGCCGGGAACAGCATGGGGCAGGCAGCGAACTCTGTTCCGGGTGTAGGGAACTGCTCGCTTATTCCAGAGGCCGTCTCGAGAAGTGCCGCTTCCAGGAGAAGAAACCGACCTGCGCCAATTGTCCGGTACATTGTTACCGGCCTGCCATGCGAGAAAAGGTCAAAGAGGTGATGCGCTATTCGGGTCCGCGCATGGTCTCCCGGCATCCCGTGCTCGCCTTTTTTCACTTTCTCTACGGTTTTCGAAGAGCGCCTTCAGGTCCCAAACAGGGAAAGTGA
- the comD gene encoding sulfopyruvate decarboxylase subunit alpha has translation MQPEEELIAILKEDGTDFTASLPCEKFKCLLGMIGEQFFHVPLTREEEGVGICAGAALSGRKPAIFVQSSGVGNMINALLSLTDFYHFPLALFVSQRGVYREKIEAQLPMGTRLRGILEGAAIENSLISTREDFRLVRKNLPEVYAGARIHAFLLSPALWEGSECRSEPPKGAGPDATKKTRHNPPGGHHPPPGFTRFEIISMMAPYLDSRVVVCNLGFPSKELYHIKHQASNFYMLGSMGMATPIGLGIALSSRKEVVVVDGDGSLLMNPGSLATAAYFSPANLTILAIDNGAYGSTGDQPSFTSSSVDLEAVAQGFGIGETRKVATQKELFDAMESPHKGVKFLHILAVPGNTDLPNIPLHHLEIRRQVQDFLGSD, from the coding sequence ATGCAGCCTGAGGAAGAGCTGATAGCGATACTCAAGGAAGACGGGACAGATTTTACCGCCTCCCTTCCCTGTGAAAAGTTCAAGTGCCTTCTCGGGATGATCGGCGAACAGTTCTTCCACGTACCCCTCACGAGAGAAGAGGAGGGAGTCGGCATATGCGCCGGTGCCGCGCTCTCCGGCAGGAAGCCTGCAATCTTCGTTCAGAGTTCAGGCGTCGGGAATATGATAAACGCATTACTTTCCCTCACCGACTTTTACCATTTTCCCCTTGCCCTTTTTGTCAGCCAGAGAGGTGTGTATCGGGAAAAAATCGAAGCCCAGCTCCCCATGGGAACGCGGCTTCGGGGAATATTGGAGGGTGCAGCCATAGAGAATTCCCTTATCAGCACGCGGGAAGACTTCCGGCTCGTGAGAAAGAATCTGCCCGAAGTATATGCCGGGGCCAGGATCCACGCATTCCTCCTGAGTCCTGCCCTCTGGGAAGGTTCGGAATGCCGTTCCGAACCGCCAAAAGGCGCAGGGCCCGACGCAACAAAAAAGACGCGTCATAACCCTCCCGGAGGACATCATCCTCCTCCCGGGTTTACCCGTTTCGAGATCATCAGCATGATGGCACCCTATCTCGATTCAAGGGTTGTCGTATGCAATCTCGGCTTTCCGTCGAAAGAACTCTATCATATAAAACATCAGGCCTCAAACTTTTACATGCTCGGGAGCATGGGTATGGCTACCCCCATCGGCCTCGGGATAGCACTGTCTTCACGGAAAGAGGTCGTTGTTGTAGACGGCGATGGGAGCCTTCTCATGAACCCCGGGAGCCTGGCGACAGCCGCATATTTTTCACCGGCCAATCTCACGATCCTTGCCATCGACAACGGTGCCTATGGTTCAACGGGAGACCAGCCTTCATTCACTTCGTCTTCTGTGGACCTCGAAGCAGTGGCACAAGGATTCGGTATCGGTGAGACACGCAAGGTAGCGACCCAAAAGGAGTTGTTCGACGCTATGGAGAGCCCGCACAAAGGAGTGAAGTTCCTCCATATCCTTGCTGTTCCCGGGAATACGGATCTTCCGAATATCCCTCTCCATCATCTTGAGATAAGAAGGCAGGTGCAGGATTTTCTCGGTTCGGATTAA